A region of Desulfolithobacter dissulfuricans DNA encodes the following proteins:
- a CDS encoding MogA/MoaB family molybdenum cofactor biosynthesis protein — translation MGVSKDQIYTCGILTLSDKGSRGEREDTSGAMLREMLGEAGYDIVAYEVIPDRQELIEATLVSWADTRGIDLIVTTGGTGVSPSDVTPEATRNVIDREVPGIAEAMRRASLEKTVQAVWSRGIAGIRNETLIINLPGSKKAARENIEVVLPALRHGLYKLKGGSADCGVPDSH, via the coding sequence CGGGATTCTGACTCTGTCGGATAAAGGATCCCGCGGTGAACGGGAGGATACTTCCGGTGCCATGCTCCGGGAGATGCTCGGTGAGGCGGGCTATGATATCGTGGCCTACGAGGTTATTCCCGACCGGCAGGAGCTCATCGAAGCCACCCTGGTGAGCTGGGCCGATACCCGAGGGATCGACCTGATCGTCACCACCGGCGGCACCGGGGTGTCGCCAAGCGACGTGACCCCCGAGGCGACCAGGAACGTGATTGACCGCGAGGTGCCGGGCATAGCGGAGGCCATGCGCCGGGCCAGCCTGGAGAAAACTGTCCAGGCTGTCTGGTCCCGGGGCATTGCCGGGATCCGCAACGAAACCCTGATCATCAACCTGCCGGGAAGCAAAAAAGCGGCCCGGGAAAATATCGAGGTAGTGCTCCCGGCCCTGCGCCATGGCCTGTACAAGCTCAAGGGTGGCAGTGCCGACTGTGGGGTGCCAGACAGCCACTGA